One stretch of Eupeodes corollae chromosome 2, idEupCoro1.1, whole genome shotgun sequence DNA includes these proteins:
- the LOC129944869 gene encoding tigger transposable element-derived protein 6-like, with protein MTPNKTLKFKGKKCNGGKMSKERITVLVGANMTGTVKQKLQLGKQKEQIQLLVDNCPAHPKIDGLTSMKLVFLPLNTTSVLQPMDQGIIRSLKEHYRKLQKLNIIRNIENQDGSHVISLLDAILLISRAWERVSMTTIKNCFKHGGFIPQELDISIEIEFEEEDNWPLSPWVKHIQSYDNVFDLCNFVTAEFLINEQIIDSVQNKNVDSDENEEETEI; from the exons ATGACACCtaataaaacattgaaattcaaGGGCAAAAAATGCAATGGAGGTAAAATGTCAAAGGAACGAATAACGGTTTTAGTAGGAGCTAATATGACCGGAACTGTTAAACAAAAGTT ACAGTTGGgaaaacaaaaggaacaaattcAGTTGTTAGTAGACAATTGTCCCGCACATCCAAAGATTGATGGTCTTACTTCTATGAAGCTTGTATTTTTGCCACTTAATACTACATCTGTGTTACAACCAATGGATCAGGGTATAATCAGATCACTTAAAGAACACTACAGAAagcttcaaaaactaaacatcaTTCGTAACATCGAGAATCAAGATGGATCACATGTAATAAGTTTGTTGGATGCCATTCTACTGATATCCAGAGCTTGGGAGAGGGTGTCTATGACAactatcaaaaattgttttaagcatgGTGGATTTATCCCACaagaacttgatatttcaatcGAAATTGAGTTTGAAGAAGAGGACAATTGGCCTTTGAGTCCCTGGGTTAAACATATTCAGTCATATGATAACGTTTTTGATTTATGTAACTTTGTGACTGCAGAGTTTTTAATCAACGAACAAATTATTGAttctgttcaaaataaaaatgtagacagtgatgaaaatgaagaag aaactgaaatttaa